Proteins from one Clostridium cellulovorans 743B genomic window:
- a CDS encoding low molecular weight protein tyrosine phosphatase family protein, which yields MINIKLLFICSRNKWRSLTAEKIFNKLNGYSVRSAGTETNARIKITEGHIGWADMIFVMEKKHSQKIKNRFNHMLYAKRIICLDIPDDYGFMDEELIELLKARGSEHIEIDF from the coding sequence GTGATTAACATAAAATTATTATTTATATGTAGCAGAAATAAGTGGCGAAGTCTTACAGCAGAAAAAATATTCAATAAATTAAATGGATATTCTGTAAGATCAGCTGGGACAGAAACAAATGCTCGAATTAAAATTACAGAAGGACATATTGGTTGGGCAGATATGATATTCGTTATGGAGAAAAAGCATTCTCAAAAAATCAAAAATAGATTTAATCATATGCTTTATGCTAAAAGAATAATATGTCTTGATATACCTGATGATTATGGATTTATGGATGAAGAATTGATAGAATTACTTAAAGCTAGGGGATCAGAACATATAGAGATAGATTT
- a CDS encoding GGGtGRT protein, which yields MALFESYERRINQITPVLEKYGIASLEEARQISLDKGIDVYNIVKSTQPIAFENAMWAYIVGAAIAIKKECKVAADAAAAIGEGLQAFCIPGSVADDRKVGIGHGNLGAMLLREETKCFAFLAGHESFAAAEGAIKIAEKANKVRKEPLKVILNGLGKDAAMIISRINGFTYVQTKFDYYTGKLEIVKETPYSTGLRAQVKCYGSDDVREGVAIMHHEGVDVSITGNSTNPTRFQHPVAGTYKKECVEQGKKYFSVASGGGTGRTLHPDNMAAGPASYGMTDTMGRMHSDAQFAGSSSVPAHVEMMGLIGMGNNPMVGATVAVAVAIEEAAK from the coding sequence ATGGCTTTATTTGAAAGTTATGAAAGAAGAATTAATCAAATCACTCCAGTACTAGAAAAATACGGAATAGCAAGCCTTGAAGAAGCTAGACAAATAAGTCTTGATAAAGGCATAGATGTTTACAATATAGTTAAATCAACTCAGCCAATCGCATTCGAAAATGCTATGTGGGCTTACATTGTTGGTGCTGCTATAGCAATTAAAAAAGAATGTAAAGTTGCTGCTGATGCTGCTGCTGCAATAGGCGAAGGCTTACAAGCATTCTGTATCCCTGGTTCAGTTGCTGACGACAGAAAAGTTGGTATAGGACACGGAAATTTAGGCGCTATGCTTTTAAGAGAAGAAACTAAATGTTTCGCATTCTTAGCTGGTCACGAATCTTTCGCAGCTGCTGAAGGTGCTATCAAAATAGCTGAAAAAGCTAACAAAGTAAGAAAAGAACCATTAAAGGTTATATTAAACGGTCTTGGAAAAGATGCTGCAATGATCATTTCAAGAATCAATGGTTTTACATATGTTCAAACTAAATTTGACTATTACACAGGAAAACTTGAAATAGTTAAAGAAACTCCATACTCAACTGGATTAAGAGCACAAGTTAAGTGTTACGGTTCAGATGATGTTAGAGAAGGTGTTGCTATAATGCATCACGAAGGTGTTGACGTATCAATCACTGGTAACTCAACAAACCCAACTAGATTCCAACATCCAGTTGCAGGAACATACAAAAAAGAATGTGTTGAACAAGGAAAGAAATACTTCTCAGTTGCATCAGGTGGTGGTACTGGAAGAACTCTTCACCCAGACAACATGGCAGCAGGTCCAGCTTCTTACGGTATGACTGATACTATGGGAAGAATGCACTCTGATGCTCAATTCGCAGGATCTTCGTCAGTTCCAGCTCACGTTGAAATGATGGGATTAATCGGTATGGGTAACAACCCAATGGTTGGTGCTACAGTTGCCGTTGCTGTTGCTATAGAAGAAGCAGCTAAATAA
- a CDS encoding iron-sulfur cluster assembly scaffold protein — protein sequence MIYSTEVQHMCTVAKGPNHGPAPIPVEGKWVQAKEVSDISGLTHGIGWCAPQQGACKLTLNVKDGIIQEALVETIGCSGMTHSAAMASEILPGKTILEALNTDLVCDAINTAMRELFLQIVYGRTQTAFSEGGLPIGAGLEDLGKGLRSQVGTMYGTLDKGPRYLEMAEGYVTRLALDADDQIIGYEFISLGKMMDAITKGTDANEAKEAATSSYGRFADAAKYINPRHE from the coding sequence ATGATCTATTCAACAGAAGTACAACACATGTGCACTGTAGCAAAAGGCCCAAATCATGGTCCAGCACCAATTCCAGTTGAAGGTAAATGGGTACAAGCTAAAGAAGTATCAGACATATCAGGATTAACTCACGGTATAGGCTGGTGTGCACCTCAACAAGGGGCATGTAAATTAACATTAAACGTAAAAGACGGTATAATCCAAGAGGCATTAGTTGAAACAATAGGATGTTCAGGTATGACTCACTCTGCAGCAATGGCTTCAGAAATATTACCTGGTAAAACTATTTTAGAAGCATTAAATACTGACTTAGTATGCGATGCTATAAACACAGCTATGAGAGAATTATTCTTACAAATCGTTTACGGAAGAACTCAAACTGCATTCTCAGAAGGTGGACTACCTATCGGAGCAGGACTTGAAGACCTTGGTAAAGGATTAAGAAGCCAAGTTGGTACTATGTATGGTACATTAGACAAGGGACCAAGATATTTAGAAATGGCTGAAGGCTATGTTACAAGACTAGCTTTGGATGCTGATGATCAAATTATCGGTTATGAATTCATAAGCTTAGGTAAAATGATGGACGCTATAACAAAAGGTACTGATGCAAATGAAGCTAAAGAAGCTGCTACAAGCTCTTATGGTAGATTTGCTGATGCTGCTAAGTACATCAACCCAAGACACGAATAA
- a CDS encoding aegerolysin family protein — MAYAQWVTITILPDNCDVVLKNFQLDWGKFYAPNNKDAEIDKNTLENYQVKKEIPYSISSCGREDASSGTEGSFNVCDDQGQQICNIYWDCPWGSSTNTFKVSSINTGYMVDYSGDNLDGGALGTVTVEIFKKYA; from the coding sequence ATGGCATACGCTCAATGGGTAACTATTACGATTTTACCAGATAACTGTGATGTAGTTCTTAAAAATTTTCAACTAGATTGGGGTAAGTTTTATGCCCCAAATAATAAAGATGCAGAAATTGATAAAAATACCCTTGAAAATTATCAAGTGAAGAAAGAAATTCCTTATTCTATTTCCTCATGTGGGAGAGAGGACGCTTCTAGTGGTACAGAAGGCTCTTTCAATGTCTGCGATGACCAAGGTCAACAAATATGCAACATTTATTGGGATTGTCCATGGGGAAGTAGTACAAATACCTTTAAAGTGTCATCAATTAATACTGGCTATATGGTAGATTATTCTGGAGATAATTTAGATGGTGGAGCCCTAGGCACAGTTACAGTAGAAATATTTAAGAAATACGCCTAG
- a CDS encoding cohesin domain-containing protein encodes MKRIFNFAFILFVFLLVLRSTSVQASDASIEIKTLGEVKKGNFIDIQIDLNNITNMYAASVDFNYDSKIILVKNISVNRSITGENIYEYNYPNNENNKAKYGFTFLGDTKGYTGTNNFLSIKAEVLSDGKLNINSDNFKIELVEKVNTSLVDIDYQLIVTEQMKKVKEPNNDESRKTESSASNNIGSNKNIEQNNITENSSFIDKTEINTTKTPLQQETTKIEKNNNSSGLLNKVQNVDSSNDAVPKDNTINDILDFNDKEGINVATETLPKDEANNPIDIDEKSSNSFFLPVIIIAILLILGSIMFYKKVSRRNIKRI; translated from the coding sequence GTGAAAAGAATATTTAATTTTGCATTTATATTATTTGTTTTTCTTTTGGTGCTTAGATCAACTTCTGTACAAGCCTCTGATGCAAGTATCGAAATAAAAACTCTAGGAGAAGTAAAGAAAGGTAATTTTATTGATATACAAATTGATTTAAACAACATAACAAATATGTATGCTGCTAGTGTTGACTTTAACTATGATAGTAAAATCATTTTAGTAAAAAACATTTCTGTAAATAGATCTATTACAGGAGAAAATATATATGAGTATAACTATCCTAATAATGAAAATAATAAAGCTAAGTACGGTTTTACATTTTTAGGGGATACAAAAGGTTATACAGGTACCAACAACTTTCTTTCAATTAAAGCTGAAGTTCTAAGTGATGGTAAATTAAATATAAACTCAGATAATTTTAAAATAGAATTAGTTGAAAAAGTAAATACTTCATTGGTTGATATAGATTATCAATTAATAGTCACAGAACAAATGAAAAAGGTAAAAGAACCTAATAATGATGAATCTAGAAAAACTGAAAGTTCTGCATCAAACAATATTGGCAGTAATAAAAATATTGAACAGAACAATATAACTGAAAATAGTAGTTTTATCGATAAAACAGAAATAAATACTACAAAAACGCCTCTCCAACAAGAAACGACCAAAATAGAAAAGAACAATAACAGTTCTGGCTTGCTAAATAAAGTTCAAAATGTCGATAGTAGTAATGATGCTGTACCAAAGGATAATACTATTAATGATATCTTAGATTTCAATGATAAGGAAGGAATAAATGTAGCTACAGAAACTTTGCCAAAAGATGAAGCTAATAATCCAATTGATATAGATGAAAAGTCATCTAATAGTTTCTTCTTACCAGTTATAATAATTGCTATCCTGTTGATATTAGGATCTATAATGTTCTATAAGAAAGTTTCTCGAAGAAACATAAAAAGAATATAA
- a CDS encoding transglutaminase domain-containing protein, whose product MNKLNKLLAITLVLNSMLFNVDIRGTELPNTQVKTASLQLNDFDNSTTKTLDYSANTYATSTADGLAITEAIYNGLVNFQQTIDLSAFASVIDTPQIPLDLYCLVYKQAPDLFYISNNVRCSYTTDQNGKIVSYKLYISYLYDIPTCKIMKQKLDAKVNYIKENYLDLVDSEVQKEYVIHDYLIENCTYDSQSVSSGNVPLISHTSYAALINGKAVCDGYSKAASLLFEKCGIESGIIESAPMNHAWNIVKIEGVYYHLDVTWDDPVPESNKNRYAYFNCSDNEMNKDHSWVPVDSIAAPSNKFSFLRSYSYIARTEDTLNYKVGNSLTYTNLYGANSTNELLSFVTNDFVGDRKNIYYINGSDVDGRTANCVMKYNVVKNTNDILFKTSGTITDIYKNDSGIVVKYTENNILLTTVLSTKLDEDINRDGIIDIKDLATIASKYNVSLKDTSYKSLIDFNRDGLIDIFDIVKITHKL is encoded by the coding sequence ATGAATAAACTTAATAAATTATTAGCGATAACATTAGTATTAAATTCGATGTTATTTAATGTTGATATTAGAGGTACAGAGTTACCTAATACTCAAGTGAAAACTGCAAGCTTGCAATTAAATGATTTCGATAATTCCACAACAAAAACCTTAGATTATAGTGCTAATACATATGCAACTTCTACAGCAGATGGACTAGCTATTACAGAAGCTATATATAATGGATTAGTTAATTTTCAACAGACTATTGATTTATCAGCTTTTGCTAGTGTAATTGACACACCACAAATTCCATTAGATTTATATTGTCTTGTTTATAAACAAGCTCCAGATTTATTCTATATCAGCAATAATGTTCGTTGCTCTTATACTACAGATCAGAATGGTAAAATAGTTTCTTATAAGCTTTACATAAGCTATCTATACGATATTCCTACATGTAAAATAATGAAACAAAAATTAGATGCTAAAGTTAATTATATAAAAGAAAACTACCTAGACTTAGTAGACAGTGAGGTGCAAAAAGAATATGTAATCCACGATTATCTTATTGAAAATTGCACATATGATTCTCAATCTGTATCATCGGGAAATGTACCTCTGATATCTCATACTTCCTATGCAGCATTAATCAATGGTAAGGCTGTATGTGACGGATATTCTAAAGCAGCATCTTTACTTTTTGAAAAGTGTGGAATAGAGTCAGGAATAATCGAAAGTGCTCCTATGAATCACGCATGGAATATTGTTAAAATTGAAGGAGTGTACTATCATTTAGATGTAACTTGGGATGATCCTGTTCCTGAAAGTAACAAAAATAGATATGCTTATTTTAATTGTTCAGATAACGAAATGAATAAAGATCATAGTTGGGTTCCAGTAGATTCAATAGCAGCTCCAAGCAACAAGTTTTCATTTTTGAGAAGTTATAGTTATATTGCTAGAACAGAAGATACTTTAAATTACAAAGTAGGAAACTCTTTAACTTATACAAATTTATATGGTGCTAATTCAACTAATGAATTGCTATCTTTTGTTACAAATGATTTTGTTGGAGATAGAAAAAATATCTATTATATAAATGGTTCCGATGTTGACGGAAGAACTGCTAATTGTGTTATGAAATACAACGTAGTAAAGAATACAAATGATATATTATTTAAAACTTCAGGAACTATAACTGATATATATAAAAATGATAGTGGAATAGTAGTTAAGTACACTGAAAACAACATCCTTTTAACTACTGTATTATCAACAAAGCTTGATGAGGATATTAATAGGGATGGAATTATTGATATCAAGGATTTAGCTACTATCGCTAGTAAATATAATGTTTCTCTGAAAGATACTAGCTATAAATCATTGATTGATTTTAATAGAGATGGGCTTATAGATATATTTGATATTGTTAAAATTACGCATAAACTATAG
- a CDS encoding cohesin domain-containing protein yields MKILFNKKIKKSFSTIFVLSFFMQMSLFGIPVLAAYSPAQISYVVTGEATVGNTIIITANISSVSNLYALSWDFIYDSNMLQIQSIESGSILGTSVQKNIINNLGQASIWISKTGNVESTNGSGTVAIIKAKVLKAGVIDLKTTNDKATLNLTGSTSCIKLSDNNGNMLMYNFTDTSITSKIVSPLSPGKYENTNSNLTYSGSWTKVSDGSQQYSNITNSVLTFTFEGAGLNIYALMASNRGIAKVYIDDVAYDFDEYNASAQSKIVFTKDGLKAGIHTAKVVVSGTKNPASSGYYISIHAIEILGAPTNLVAGKYENTDSKLNYTGSWTKVSDGSQHYSNVTNSVLTFTFEGSGLNIYALMASNRGVAKVYIDDVAYDVDEYNASTQSKIVFTKDGLATGKHTAKIVVSGTKNPASSGYYISIDAIEILSAPVNLIAGKYENTDPKLTYTGSWSKTSDGTQSYSNVTNSVLAFTFEGVGLNIYALKASNRGIAKVYIDDVAYDVDEYNASPQSKVVFTKAGLSVGKHTAKIVVSGTKNVDSSGYYISIDAIEILSAPTNLVAGKYENTDSRLVYSGSWTKSFDGSQHYSNVTNSVLNFTFEGSGLNIYALMASNRGMAKVYIDDVAYDVDEYNASSQNKVVFTKDGLSAGKHTAKIVVSGTKNADSSGYYISIDAIEILSAPTSLVAGKYENTDSRLIYSGAWTKSFDGSQHYSNITNSVLTFNFQGSGLNIYALMASNRGIAKVYIDDVAYDVDEYSALSQGKVILAKDGLTPGNHTAKIVVSGNKNIDSSGYYISIDAVEIK; encoded by the coding sequence ATGAAAATTTTATTTAATAAAAAGATAAAAAAATCGTTTAGCACCATTTTTGTCTTATCCTTTTTTATGCAAATGTCTTTATTTGGGATTCCTGTATTGGCAGCTTACTCACCAGCCCAAATCTCCTATGTCGTTACTGGTGAAGCGACAGTTGGAAATACAATTATCATTACGGCTAACATTTCGTCTGTAAGTAATCTATACGCATTATCTTGGGATTTTATTTATGATTCAAATATGCTACAAATACAAAGCATTGAATCCGGTTCTATACTTGGAACTAGTGTTCAAAAAAATATCATCAATAACTTGGGACAAGCCTCGATTTGGATTTCTAAGACTGGAAATGTAGAATCTACAAATGGTTCGGGGACCGTTGCTATAATAAAGGCTAAAGTTCTTAAAGCAGGAGTTATCGATCTTAAAACAACCAATGATAAAGCCACTCTGAATCTCACAGGGTCAACTTCGTGTATAAAATTGTCTGATAATAATGGAAATATGCTTATGTACAATTTCACAGATACTTCTATAACATCAAAGATTGTATCGCCACTTTCTCCTGGTAAATATGAAAATACCAATAGCAATCTTACTTATAGCGGATCTTGGACTAAAGTTTCTGATGGTAGCCAACAGTATTCAAATATAACTAATAGTGTCTTGACCTTTACATTTGAAGGAGCTGGTTTAAATATATATGCACTTATGGCTTCAAATCGTGGTATAGCAAAAGTTTATATTGATGATGTAGCTTATGATTTTGATGAGTATAATGCGTCAGCACAAAGTAAAATTGTTTTCACAAAAGATGGGTTGAAAGCTGGGATACATACAGCAAAGGTTGTCGTTTCTGGTACTAAAAATCCTGCTTCCTCTGGATACTATATTTCAATCCATGCTATTGAAATTTTAGGAGCACCAACAAATCTTGTAGCAGGAAAATATGAAAATACAGATTCTAAGCTGAACTATACTGGTTCTTGGACTAAGGTTTCTGATGGTAGTCAACATTATTCAAATGTAACTAATAGCGTCTTGACTTTCACTTTTGAAGGTTCTGGTTTAAATATTTATGCGCTTATGGCTTCAAATCGTGGTGTAGCAAAAGTCTATATTGATGATGTAGCTTATGATGTTGATGAGTATAATGCGTCAACACAAAGTAAAATTGTTTTCACAAAAGATGGATTAGCAACGGGGAAACATACAGCAAAGATTGTTGTTTCTGGTACTAAAAATCCTGCATCCTCCGGATATTATATTTCAATTGATGCTATTGAAATTTTAAGTGCACCAGTAAATCTTATAGCAGGAAAGTATGAAAATACAGACCCAAAACTGACTTATACTGGTTCTTGGTCTAAAACTTCTGACGGTACCCAAAGTTATTCAAATGTAACTAATAGCGTCTTGGCCTTCACCTTTGAAGGTGTCGGGTTAAATATTTATGCACTCAAGGCTTCAAATCGTGGTATAGCAAAAGTTTATATTGATGATGTAGCTTATGATGTTGATGAGTATAATGCTTCACCACAAAGTAAAGTTGTTTTTACAAAAGCTGGGTTATCAGTTGGGAAACATACAGCAAAGATTGTTGTTTCCGGTACTAAAAATGTTGATTCTTCTGGGTATTATATTTCAATTGATGCTATTGAAATCCTAAGCGCACCAACAAATCTTGTAGCAGGAAAATATGAAAATACAGATTCTAGGCTGGTTTATAGTGGCTCTTGGACTAAATCTTTTGATGGTAGCCAACATTATTCAAATGTAACTAATAGTGTTTTGAACTTCACCTTTGAAGGTTCTGGTTTAAATATTTATGCACTTATGGCTTCAAATCGTGGTATGGCAAAAGTTTATATTGATGATGTAGCTTATGATGTTGATGAATATAATGCTTCATCGCAAAATAAAGTTGTTTTCACAAAAGATGGGTTATCAGCTGGGAAGCATACAGCAAAGATTGTTGTTTCTGGTACTAAAAATGCTGACTCCTCTGGATATTATATTTCAATTGATGCTATTGAAATCCTAAGCGCACCAACAAGTCTTGTAGCAGGAAAATATGAAAATACAGATTCTAGGCTTATTTATAGTGGTGCTTGGACTAAATCTTTTGATGGTAGCCAACATTATTCAAATATAACTAATAGCGTTTTGACCTTCAATTTTCAAGGTTCTGGGTTAAATATTTATGCACTTATGGCTTCAAATCGTGGTATAGCAAAAGTCTATATTGATGATGTAGCTTATGATGTTGATGAGTATAGTGCTTTATCGCAAGGTAAAGTTATTTTGGCAAAAGATGGTTTAACACCTGGAAATCATACAGCAAAGATCGTTGTTTCTGGTAACAAAAACATTGATTCTTCTGGATACTATATTTCAATCGATGCTGTTGAAATAAAATAA
- a CDS encoding cytidylyltransferase domain-containing protein, whose product MKILFTVCGRAGSKGLRNKNLKTFLGDPLMYYTLSCIDLFKKRNSNRFHIDIAINSDSQDLLKLAGETNLDILQIRRVEELGKDDTPKVSVIRNSLEMAEKEKGYGYDIIVDLDITSPLRTIIDLENAVNKKIENTSTDVVFSVVEARRNPYFNMVKNENGVVSKVISSNFVARQQAPEVYDMNASIYVYAKAFLINNDVRTVFDGKIDIVKMTDTAILDIDSENDFELMEIMAEYLYKTYPKFKDIKDNIKSIV is encoded by the coding sequence ATGAAAATATTATTTACTGTTTGTGGAAGAGCAGGCTCAAAAGGGCTTAGAAATAAGAATTTAAAAACCTTTTTAGGAGATCCACTAATGTACTATACCTTATCCTGTATAGACTTATTCAAAAAAAGAAATAGCAATAGATTTCATATAGATATTGCTATTAATTCCGATAGTCAAGACTTACTAAAGCTTGCTGGTGAAACTAATTTGGATATTTTACAAATTAGAAGAGTTGAAGAGTTAGGAAAAGACGATACACCTAAAGTTAGTGTTATAAGAAATAGTTTAGAGATGGCTGAAAAAGAGAAGGGGTATGGATACGACATAATTGTTGATTTAGATATAACTTCACCGTTAAGGACAATTATAGATTTAGAGAATGCAGTAAATAAAAAAATAGAAAATACTTCTACAGATGTGGTTTTTTCAGTTGTCGAAGCAAGGAGAAATCCCTATTTTAATATGGTAAAAAATGAAAATGGAGTAGTTAGCAAAGTAATTAGTTCAAATTTTGTTGCAAGGCAGCAGGCACCTGAAGTATATGATATGAATGCATCTATATATGTTTATGCAAAAGCATTTCTTATAAACAATGATGTACGTACAGTATTTGATGGGAAAATAGATATAGTTAAAATGACTGATACTGCTATTCTCGATATAGATAGCGAAAATGATTTTGAACTGATGGAGATTATGGCAGAGTATTTGTATAAAACTTACCCTAAATTCAAAGATATAAAGGATAATATAAAAAGTATAGTTTAA
- a CDS encoding Gfo/Idh/MocA family oxidoreductase yields MCKKTNDNGIYYVAAPLRYTKVLESIKRVVNENKVYSVRSICSSYLPDWRPNVDYRNIYSAHKDQGGGVSIDCIHELDYLFHLFGFPSNAYNVRGKYSHLEIDSDDLSIYIFKYDDKLIELHLDYFGKNKERTVEIYTEKGRFIGDFYRNEIRYPNGKIESFDTSPNYMYIKELETFLDMIDGNSINENSIEHSIEVLRFAEGEIK; encoded by the coding sequence TTGTGTAAAAAGACTAATGATAATGGTATTTACTATGTGGCAGCCCCTTTAAGATATACTAAGGTTCTTGAATCAATTAAAAGAGTTGTAAATGAAAACAAGGTTTATTCTGTAAGAAGTATTTGCTCTTCATATTTACCTGATTGGAGACCAAATGTAGACTATAGAAATATATATAGTGCTCATAAGGACCAAGGTGGCGGTGTTAGTATTGATTGTATTCATGAATTAGATTATCTTTTTCATTTATTTGGATTTCCTTCTAATGCGTATAATGTAAGAGGAAAATATTCTCATTTAGAAATTGACAGTGATGATTTATCTATATATATTTTTAAATACGATGATAAACTTATTGAATTGCACCTCGATTATTTTGGAAAGAATAAAGAACGTACTGTAGAAATATATACTGAAAAAGGACGTTTCATTGGTGATTTTTATAGAAATGAAATTAGGTATCCAAATGGCAAAATTGAATCCTTTGATACTTCACCTAATTATATGTACATAAAAGAACTAGAAACATTTTTGGATATGATAGATGGAAATTCTATTAATGAAAATTCAATAGAACATTCGATAGAAGTTCTTAGATTTGCTGAAGGAGAAATAAAATGA
- a CDS encoding Gfo/Idh/MocA family protein, translating into MKLLVVGLGSMGKRRIRLLKQYFDEVEVFGIDLSIERRDIVEKEFNVKTFASIQDAKNNLKLDGVIICTSPLSHHKIIMECINYNLNVFTEINLVADSYDEIIKLAKEKNVTLFLSSTMLYRKEIDYISTKVKQSRNKVNYIYHIGQYLPDWHPWENYKDFFVNEKRSNGCREILAIEMPWIYKVFGKITNIKVNKSNSSSLELNYYDTYQILLTHDNGSLGMLSIDVVSRKAIRNLEVFGEDIHVFWKGTPQSLSEYDIETKKENNIETYMKVDKNNNYSENIIENAYLDELKTFIDKIKGTNNEKYTFEDDKYVLSILDQIEGV; encoded by the coding sequence ATGAAATTACTTGTTGTTGGACTTGGATCTATGGGAAAAAGACGAATAAGATTATTAAAACAATACTTCGATGAAGTGGAAGTATTTGGAATAGATTTAAGCATAGAAAGAAGAGATATTGTAGAAAAAGAGTTTAATGTCAAAACTTTTGCTAGTATCCAAGATGCAAAAAACAATTTAAAGTTAGATGGAGTAATAATATGTACCTCTCCTTTATCACATCATAAGATTATTATGGAATGCATAAATTATAACTTGAATGTTTTTACAGAAATTAATTTAGTTGCTGATTCTTATGATGAAATTATAAAGCTAGCAAAAGAGAAAAATGTAACTTTGTTTTTATCTTCTACAATGCTATATAGAAAAGAAATAGACTATATATCCACTAAAGTTAAACAATCGAGAAATAAAGTAAACTACATATATCATATCGGACAATATTTACCTGACTGGCATCCTTGGGAAAACTATAAAGACTTTTTTGTAAATGAAAAAAGAAGCAATGGTTGTAGAGAAATTTTAGCTATTGAAATGCCTTGGATATATAAAGTTTTCGGGAAAATTACAAATATCAAAGTAAACAAGAGTAATTCCAGTAGTTTAGAATTAAATTATTATGATACATATCAAATTTTGTTGACCCATGATAACGGCTCCTTAGGTATGCTTTCTATTGATGTTGTTTCAAGAAAAGCTATTAGAAACTTAGAAGTCTTTGGTGAAGATATACATGTTTTTTGGAAAGGTACACCACAATCATTAAGTGAATATGATATTGAAACTAAAAAGGAAAATAATATTGAGACTTATATGAAGGTTGATAAAAACAATAATTACTCAGAAAATATAATTGAGAATGCTTATTTAGATGAACTTAAAACATTTATTGATAAAATCAAAGGTACAAATAACGAAAAATATACTTTTGAAGATGATAAATATGTTTTATCAATTCTTGATCAAATCGAAGGTGTTTAA